In Paraburkholderia caribensis, a single window of DNA contains:
- a CDS encoding flagellar basal body L-ring protein FlgH, translated as MHMPRAAAVLTSAAVFYALAGCGSTKDSIVDTPMLPPLSTAPLNVNTQGAIFQAGTGILLYETPRAQHIGDVLTIRLSESYTGSNSTNAQASRASDITAEAADKSTGTAARLARLFNIGSASTTFKGQGSIADTSGMTGTLAVTVIGTMPTGNLVVSGEKLISMGGNRDRLRLSGIVNPKDIESGNYVASSKVANARIEQAGQGMLADSTTLGWLQRMFMSVLTF; from the coding sequence ATGCACATGCCACGCGCGGCCGCCGTGCTGACGAGCGCCGCCGTCTTCTACGCGCTCGCCGGTTGCGGCAGCACGAAAGATTCGATTGTCGACACGCCGATGCTGCCGCCGCTGTCGACTGCGCCGCTCAACGTGAACACGCAGGGCGCGATCTTCCAGGCGGGCACGGGGATTCTGCTGTACGAGACGCCGCGCGCGCAGCACATCGGCGACGTGCTGACGATCCGTTTGTCCGAGTCGTACACCGGCTCGAACAGCACGAATGCGCAGGCGAGCCGCGCGAGCGACATCACGGCCGAAGCCGCCGACAAATCGACGGGAACGGCGGCGCGTCTGGCGCGGCTGTTCAATATCGGCTCGGCGAGCACGACCTTCAAGGGTCAGGGCTCGATTGCCGACACGAGCGGCATGACGGGGACGCTGGCCGTCACGGTGATCGGCACGATGCCGACTGGCAACCTGGTCGTGTCGGGCGAGAAGCTGATTTCGATGGGCGGCAACCGGGACCGGCTGCGTCTGTCGGGCATCGTGAACCCGAAGGATATCGAGTCGGGGAACTACGTTGCGTCGAGCAAGGTAGCGAATGCGCGTATCGAGCAGGCGGGGCAGGGCATGCTTGCCGATTCGACGACGCTTGGGTGGCTGCAGCGCATGTTCATGAGCGTATTGACGTTCTGA
- a CDS encoding DUF6726 family protein yields MPRSRFYTHVRRAATRLAMWSAVGAAVLPLDGCAVAALPCRLTSATLKILPVVGHVAATPFDACAAAID; encoded by the coding sequence GTGCCGAGATCACGCTTTTACACGCACGTAAGACGCGCTGCTACGCGTCTGGCGATGTGGTCGGCCGTGGGCGCGGCGGTGCTGCCGCTCGACGGTTGCGCCGTCGCGGCGCTGCCGTGCCGGCTGACTTCGGCGACGCTGAAGATACTGCCCGTCGTCGGCCATGTGGCCGCGACGCCGTTCGACGCCTGTGCCGCAGCCATCGACTGA
- a CDS encoding response regulator, which translates to MNPQVLIVDDDPVVRDLLCRFLQSNGYDASVLHDGTHLQRRLERERPSVVVLDIMMPNTDGLRALTALRAAGDDIPVIFVTARGTVADRIIGLSLGADDYLTKPFDPRELLARIQTVLRRRGPATTSAPEARKRYRFGPFELDFATRTLSRDDTRVTLRDSEFALLKIFVNNPYKVLSRVLIHDLVHRDDLPFRDRSLDVPIWRLRRVIENDPSNPCYVQTVRGKGYVFVPDADPNGAPFAADPA; encoded by the coding sequence ATGAATCCACAGGTCCTCATCGTCGACGACGATCCCGTCGTGCGCGATCTGCTTTGCCGCTTCCTGCAATCGAATGGCTACGATGCATCCGTGCTGCACGACGGCACGCATCTGCAACGGCGTCTCGAACGGGAGCGGCCTTCCGTCGTCGTGCTCGACATCATGATGCCGAACACCGACGGCCTGCGCGCGCTCACCGCGTTGCGCGCCGCCGGCGACGACATTCCCGTGATCTTCGTGACGGCGCGCGGCACGGTGGCCGATCGCATCATCGGGCTGTCGCTGGGCGCCGACGACTATCTGACGAAGCCTTTCGATCCGCGCGAACTGCTCGCACGCATCCAGACCGTGTTGCGCCGTCGCGGCCCGGCGACGACGAGCGCGCCGGAAGCACGCAAGCGTTATCGCTTCGGCCCATTCGAACTCGATTTCGCGACCCGCACGCTGTCGCGCGATGACACGCGCGTGACGCTGCGCGACAGCGAATTCGCGCTGCTGAAAATCTTCGTCAACAATCCGTACAAGGTGCTGTCGCGCGTGCTGATTCACGATCTCGTGCATCGCGACGACCTGCCGTTCCGCGATCGCAGTCTGGATGTGCCCATCTGGCGTCTGCGCCGCGTAATCGAAAACGATCCGTCGAATCCGTGCTACGTGCAGACGGTGCGCGGCAAGGGCTATGTGTTCGTCCCCGACGCGGACCCCAACGGCGCGCCCTTCGCCGCCGATCCCGCGTGA
- a CDS encoding ATP-binding protein → MRNPLNTLFGRMALLSSAVLFAIQAGWFVLVVMQPPHHEVDGYARGILLALQAANGEPVNGADVAPALRVHLVPTWNMPATVHLEPPTRRPFVELTRHLRASLPVGTEIAVDDTHMPRLWVRFPRKSMWVVIPVDVPPRPRFVIESISMLLAALLLSLLAVWQMQRPLTRVAHAARAFGAGSRPEPVSEQGPRELRDLIGSFNDMMRRLNEAGDDQAVMLAGVAHDLKAPLTRLKLRASVLADENERAGLIRDVDSLTNIVQQFLEFAGQSAESGPMTEVDAFLREQFSSTDGNEGDEADSGDEAEAPLFRLDLQAGSRFTLPRTLLDRLVTNLVDNAFEHGAPPVEIATSRDEQQWLIDVRDHGPGIPEDRIAAAMKPFVRLDAARGGEGHCGLGLAIVVRLAHHRGGKCTVENHPEGGLHVRVALPVAMPEA, encoded by the coding sequence ATCAGGAATCCGCTGAATACGCTGTTCGGCAGGATGGCGCTGTTGTCGTCGGCGGTGCTGTTTGCAATTCAGGCTGGCTGGTTCGTGCTGGTCGTGATGCAGCCGCCGCATCACGAGGTGGACGGCTACGCGCGCGGCATTCTGCTCGCGTTGCAGGCGGCGAACGGCGAGCCCGTCAATGGCGCCGACGTCGCGCCTGCGCTGCGCGTGCATCTCGTGCCGACCTGGAACATGCCGGCCACCGTCCATCTTGAGCCGCCCACGCGCAGGCCGTTCGTCGAACTCACGCGTCATTTGCGCGCGAGCCTGCCCGTCGGCACCGAGATCGCCGTGGACGACACGCATATGCCGCGTCTGTGGGTGCGCTTTCCGCGCAAGTCGATGTGGGTCGTGATACCCGTCGACGTGCCGCCGCGCCCGCGCTTCGTGATCGAATCCATTTCGATGCTGCTTGCCGCGCTGCTGCTGTCGCTGCTCGCCGTCTGGCAAATGCAGCGGCCGCTCACGCGCGTCGCGCATGCGGCACGCGCGTTCGGCGCGGGCAGCCGGCCCGAGCCCGTCTCCGAACAGGGCCCGCGCGAACTACGCGATCTGATCGGCTCGTTCAACGACATGATGCGGCGCCTGAACGAAGCGGGCGACGATCAGGCGGTGATGCTCGCGGGCGTCGCGCACGATCTGAAAGCGCCGCTCACGCGTCTGAAGCTTCGCGCCAGCGTGCTCGCCGACGAGAACGAACGCGCGGGACTGATCCGCGACGTCGATTCGCTGACGAATATCGTGCAGCAGTTCCTGGAATTCGCGGGGCAGTCGGCGGAATCGGGACCGATGACGGAAGTGGACGCTTTCCTGCGCGAGCAGTTTTCTTCCACAGACGGCAATGAAGGCGATGAAGCGGACTCTGGCGACGAGGCCGAAGCACCGCTTTTCAGGCTCGATCTGCAGGCCGGTTCGCGCTTCACGCTGCCGCGCACGCTGCTCGACCGGCTCGTCACCAATCTCGTCGACAACGCGTTCGAACACGGCGCGCCGCCCGTCGAAATCGCGACGTCGCGCGACGAACAGCAATGGCTCATCGACGTCCGCGATCACGGGCCGGGCATTCCTGAAGACCGCATCGCTGCCGCGATGAAGCCGTTCGTGCGGCTGGATGCGGCGCGCGGCGGCGAAGGACATTGCGGGTTGGGCCTCGCGATCGTCGTGCGCCTTGCGCATCATCGCGGCGGCAAGTGCACGGTGGAGAATCACCCGGAAGGCGGACTGCATGTGCGCGTCGCGCTGCCTGTCGCCATGCCGGAAGCGTGA
- a CDS encoding tyrosine-protein phosphatase, producing the protein MTSSAKADISLAAAHDLYALPTVPAPSHARAQRASRRRFLKSTAGALLLSGMGSTLLTACGGNNAGSDQAPTPRLASLENFRDVGGTAAGYPTVDGRVVRRNAFYRSNALTQSAADAAVLDSLGIAAVCDLRTPGEIERASDALPANAAYVKINVTGREDVITPMLDNEASAVSSMERAQRLYVTDAVQRAAFGSLLSQLASTAGPQLIHSSAGKDRAGWAAALLLSIANVPFDIIMQDYLLSNTYMANAISARVEARRQQSGDLAASAEKPLASVQSSFLQASFDQVQSSYGTMSGYLTRGLGLTQSTVDTLRERLVL; encoded by the coding sequence ATGACTTCCTCTGCGAAAGCGGACATTTCGCTCGCCGCTGCGCACGATCTCTACGCCTTGCCGACTGTGCCGGCGCCTTCGCACGCGCGAGCGCAACGCGCGTCGCGCCGCCGCTTCCTGAAAAGCACGGCGGGTGCGCTGCTGCTCTCCGGTATGGGCAGCACGCTGCTGACGGCGTGCGGCGGCAACAACGCGGGCTCGGATCAGGCGCCGACGCCGCGTCTCGCGTCGCTGGAAAACTTTCGTGATGTGGGCGGGACGGCGGCCGGCTATCCGACCGTCGACGGCCGCGTGGTGCGCCGCAACGCGTTCTACCGCTCGAATGCGCTGACGCAAAGCGCCGCCGATGCAGCCGTGCTCGATTCGCTCGGCATCGCGGCTGTCTGCGATCTGCGTACGCCCGGCGAGATCGAGCGCGCATCCGACGCGCTGCCCGCCAACGCGGCGTACGTGAAGATCAACGTCACCGGACGCGAGGACGTCATCACACCCATGCTGGATAACGAGGCGAGCGCGGTGTCGTCGATGGAGCGCGCACAGCGGCTCTACGTGACGGATGCCGTGCAGCGCGCGGCATTCGGCTCGCTGCTTTCGCAACTCGCCAGCACGGCCGGTCCACAGCTGATTCATTCGAGCGCGGGCAAGGATCGCGCGGGTTGGGCCGCGGCGCTCCTGCTGAGCATCGCCAACGTGCCGTTCGACATCATCATGCAGGACTATCTGCTGTCGAACACGTATATGGCGAATGCGATTTCGGCGCGCGTCGAAGCACGCCGCCAGCAGAGCGGCGATCTGGCCGCGAGTGCGGAAAAGCCGCTCGCTAGCGTGCAGAGCAGCTTTTTGCAGGCCTCCTTCGACCAGGTGCAATCCAGCTACGGCACGATGTCGGGCTATCTCACGCGCGGGCTCGGCCTCACGCAATCGACCGTCGATACCTTGCGCGAGCGCCTCGTTCTCTGA
- a CDS encoding MFS transporter: MASFQWFTELSTRERRTLYAGFGGYAVDAFDFMIYSFLIPTLIATWGMSKSEAGMIATSSLISSAIGGWLAGILADRYGRIRVLQWTIATFALFTCLSGFTHNFWQLLTTRTLQGIGFGGEWSVVTIMMAETIRSPQHRAKAVGTVQSSWSFGWGAAAILYWAFFALLPEEYAWRACFWIGIVPALWIIYIRRNVSDPDIYLATRRARDNGFDTSHFLQIFSAAHLKTTILGSALCSGMLGGYYAITTWLPTYLKTVRHLSVFNTSGYLVVLIVGSFIGYIVGAILSDRIGRRASFVLFAIGSFVLGMIYTMLPITDGAMLLLGFPLGIVVQGIFAGVGAYLSELYPNAIRGSGQGFCYNLGRGVGSFFPILVGTLSQTMTLVKAIGIVAGSGYLLVVVAALALPETKGKSLAAESAESAEHV; the protein is encoded by the coding sequence ATGGCGTCATTTCAGTGGTTTACCGAGTTGTCGACGCGCGAAAGGCGCACGCTCTACGCAGGGTTCGGCGGCTATGCCGTCGACGCGTTCGACTTCATGATCTACTCGTTCCTGATCCCGACGCTGATCGCGACGTGGGGCATGTCGAAAAGCGAAGCGGGGATGATCGCGACGAGTTCGCTGATCTCGTCGGCGATAGGCGGCTGGCTCGCGGGCATACTCGCCGACCGCTACGGGCGCATCCGCGTGCTGCAATGGACGATCGCGACCTTCGCCCTGTTCACCTGCCTGTCGGGCTTCACGCACAACTTCTGGCAACTGCTGACGACGCGCACGCTGCAAGGCATCGGCTTCGGCGGCGAGTGGTCGGTGGTGACGATCATGATGGCGGAGACGATACGCTCGCCGCAGCATCGCGCGAAAGCCGTCGGCACCGTGCAGAGCAGCTGGTCGTTCGGCTGGGGCGCGGCGGCGATTCTCTACTGGGCGTTCTTTGCGTTGCTGCCCGAGGAATACGCGTGGCGCGCATGCTTCTGGATCGGCATCGTGCCCGCGCTGTGGATCATCTATATCCGCCGCAACGTCAGCGATCCCGACATCTATCTCGCCACACGCCGCGCGCGCGACAACGGCTTCGACACCTCGCATTTCCTGCAGATTTTCTCCGCCGCGCACCTGAAGACGACGATCCTCGGCAGCGCGCTATGCAGCGGCATGCTGGGCGGCTACTACGCGATCACGACCTGGCTGCCCACTTATCTGAAGACGGTGCGCCATCTGTCCGTGTTCAACACCAGCGGCTATCTGGTCGTGCTGATCGTCGGTTCGTTCATTGGGTATATCGTCGGCGCGATTCTCTCCGACCGGATCGGACGGCGCGCGTCGTTCGTGCTGTTCGCGATCGGCTCGTTCGTGCTCGGCATGATCTACACGATGCTCCCCATCACCGATGGCGCGATGCTGTTGCTCGGTTTTCCGCTCGGCATCGTCGTGCAGGGAATATTCGCGGGCGTTGGTGCGTATCTATCTGAGCTGTATCCCAATGCGATCCGCGGCTCGGGACAAGGTTTCTGCTATAACCTCGGGCGCGGTGTCGGCTCGTTCTTTCCGATTCTGGTCGGCACGCTGTCGCAGACGATGACGCTCGTGAAGGCGATCGGCATCGTCGCGGGCTCGGGCTATCTGCTGGTCGTCGTCGCGGCGCTGGCGCTGCCCGAAACGAAGGGCAAATCGCTTGCGGCCGAAAGCGCGGAATCGGCGGAACACGTGTAA
- a CDS encoding D-amino acid dehydrogenase, translating into MRTIVLGGGIIGVATAFYLRERGCDVTVIERESDVALATSFGNAGVIAPGYVTPWAAPGMPFKILKYLFKPASPLIFRPTFDLAQWRWIARWLRECDLARFRVNKQRMQRIAYYSRECLREFRGHHPFEYGRSQGYLQLFRTAFDVELAQPALAVLRDAGISHREVSAAECAEIEPGLRWARQAPLSGLYLPDDEAGDCARFTRELRAICEAHGVRFRFDTRVTALDVRGRSVHGVHVESAAGSETLVANAVVVAAGVDSADLLAPLGVKVPLYPVKGYSATLQIVDDEKSPRAALMDESLKTAITRFGPNLRVAGTAELGNRQTTLREQALQTLMKVLDDWFPHATAPSSAQFWVGRRPMTPDGAPLLGPSGIDGLWINLGHGSTGWAMSLGSGRVVADLITQREPEIDLDGLTLGRYRGS; encoded by the coding sequence ATGCGAACGATCGTTCTCGGCGGCGGCATCATCGGTGTCGCCACCGCTTTCTACCTGCGCGAGCGCGGCTGCGACGTCACCGTGATCGAGCGTGAATCCGACGTCGCGCTGGCGACGAGCTTCGGCAACGCGGGCGTGATCGCGCCCGGCTACGTGACGCCCTGGGCCGCGCCCGGCATGCCGTTCAAGATCCTGAAGTATCTGTTCAAGCCCGCCTCGCCGCTGATCTTCCGGCCGACGTTCGATCTCGCGCAATGGCGCTGGATCGCGCGATGGCTGCGCGAATGCGACCTTGCGCGCTTTCGCGTCAACAAGCAGCGGATGCAGCGTATCGCGTACTACAGCCGCGAATGCCTGCGCGAGTTTCGCGGGCATCATCCGTTCGAATACGGACGCAGCCAGGGCTATCTGCAACTTTTTCGCACGGCGTTCGACGTCGAACTCGCACAACCCGCGCTCGCCGTGCTGCGCGACGCAGGCATCAGCCATCGCGAAGTGAGCGCGGCCGAATGCGCCGAGATCGAGCCGGGACTGCGCTGGGCGCGTCAGGCGCCGTTGAGCGGCCTCTATCTGCCCGACGACGAAGCGGGCGACTGCGCGCGCTTCACGCGGGAATTGCGCGCGATCTGCGAGGCGCATGGTGTGCGCTTTCGTTTCGATACGCGCGTGACGGCACTCGACGTGCGTGGCCGCTCGGTGCATGGCGTGCATGTCGAGAGCGCGGCGGGCAGCGAGACGCTGGTGGCGAACGCCGTCGTCGTGGCGGCGGGCGTCGATAGCGCGGATCTGCTTGCGCCGCTTGGCGTGAAAGTGCCGCTATATCCCGTGAAGGGGTACTCGGCGACGCTGCAGATCGTCGACGATGAAAAGTCGCCGCGCGCCGCATTGATGGACGAATCGTTGAAGACGGCGATCACGCGTTTCGGGCCGAATCTGCGCGTCGCGGGTACGGCGGAGCTCGGCAACCGGCAGACGACCTTGCGTGAGCAGGCGCTGCAGACGCTGATGAAAGTGCTCGATGACTGGTTCCCGCATGCGACGGCGCCCTCTTCCGCGCAGTTCTGGGTTGGACGCCGTCCGATGACGCCCGACGGTGCGCCGTTGCTCGGGCCGTCCGGCATTGACGGGTTGTGGATCAATCTTGGACATGGCTCGACAGGCTGGGCGATGTCGCTGGGATCGGGGCGGGTGGTCGCGGATCTGATTACGCAGCGCGAGCCGGAGATCGATCTGGATGGGTTGACGTTGGGGCGGTATCGCGGTTCCTGA
- the thpR gene encoding RNA 2',3'-cyclic phosphodiesterase has product MQRTDPHPDQKESAGSASDPNLEATTNPHDYQRCFIALVPDTATRDALSSIDIPTTARRVPYEQLHLTVTFIGVLPQEKAAPLIESLTHETVSLKRTPITKIEHWPRASHPRLTVATLAMSDEFVALDWRVRSSMIALGLPVDARTFRPHVTLARYRQDAAAVGPAMDLQHELIACFDSLTLYSSTLARTGARYRSLASVPVVYG; this is encoded by the coding sequence ATGCAACGCACCGATCCGCACCCAGACCAAAAAGAAAGCGCCGGGTCTGCCTCAGACCCCAACCTCGAAGCAACAACCAATCCTCACGACTACCAGCGTTGCTTCATAGCGCTAGTCCCCGACACAGCGACCCGCGACGCGCTATCGTCCATCGACATCCCCACGACTGCGCGACGCGTCCCCTACGAACAATTGCACCTGACCGTAACGTTCATCGGCGTACTGCCACAAGAAAAAGCCGCACCGCTGATCGAATCACTAACGCACGAGACAGTGTCACTCAAGCGCACGCCAATAACAAAAATCGAACATTGGCCCCGCGCCTCGCACCCGCGCCTGACAGTCGCAACACTGGCCATGTCCGATGAATTCGTCGCGCTGGACTGGCGTGTGCGCTCGTCGATGATCGCGCTTGGCCTGCCCGTCGATGCCCGCACATTCCGCCCGCACGTCACGCTCGCGCGCTACCGCCAGGACGCGGCGGCAGTCGGCCCCGCAATGGACCTGCAACACGAACTCATCGCGTGCTTCGACTCGTTGACGCTCTATTCGAGCACGCTGGCTCGCACCGGGGCTCGGTATCGATCGCTGGCAAGCGTGCCTGTCGTCTACGGATGA
- the tnpC gene encoding IS66 family transposase, which yields MTKMPDIKELTPEQKDALIIDLVRRLNELEAKLEKNSHNSSKPPSSDGPKRKPKSLRNTSDARPGAQPGHKGKTLKRVAQADHIEIHPVARVCDKCGNRIAAASVAVLPEGRQVIDLPPTRFEVTEHRVQIAQCRCCGKQHSGAFPKGVSQAVQYGPQIRAAAVYLTQYQQLPVARTAQALEDLFGLHVSTGTVQHSIDQAAQLLAPCVDQIQQALRGQPVVHFDESCMRVGRESHWLHVASTHALSWYGAHSKRGSQALDSFGILPGFTGVAVHDGWRPYAGYECEHALCNAHHLRELVFVLESTQQPWAQQMIDLLRQAKREVELSRASGNNMLSPARQRYYTRRSRALIARARKLNPQQAREPLRQERRGRIRQSFTCNLLTRLHKYADEVWRFIADHRVPFDNNQAERDIRMPKLKQKISGCFRSESGMEAFCTIRSYLATLRKQNRSLINALALGFAGFVVSPLVTAE from the coding sequence ATGACGAAGATGCCCGACATCAAGGAGCTGACACCGGAGCAGAAGGACGCACTTATCATTGATCTGGTGAGGCGTCTGAACGAGCTCGAGGCAAAGCTTGAGAAGAACAGTCATAACTCCAGCAAGCCGCCGTCAAGCGATGGTCCGAAGCGCAAGCCAAAGTCATTGCGTAACACGAGCGACGCCAGGCCGGGCGCCCAACCGGGGCACAAAGGCAAGACGCTCAAACGCGTCGCGCAAGCCGATCACATCGAGATTCACCCGGTGGCGCGGGTATGCGATAAATGTGGCAACCGCATCGCGGCAGCCAGCGTGGCCGTGTTGCCCGAAGGCCGCCAGGTGATTGATCTGCCGCCCACGCGCTTTGAGGTGACTGAACATCGCGTGCAGATCGCACAGTGCCGCTGCTGCGGCAAGCAGCATTCGGGGGCATTTCCCAAGGGCGTGAGCCAGGCGGTTCAGTACGGCCCCCAGATTCGCGCCGCAGCCGTCTATCTGACGCAATACCAGCAGTTGCCGGTTGCGCGCACCGCCCAGGCGCTGGAAGACCTGTTCGGTTTGCATGTGAGTACGGGAACCGTCCAGCACAGTATTGATCAGGCCGCGCAGTTACTGGCGCCGTGCGTTGATCAGATCCAGCAGGCGCTACGCGGGCAACCCGTCGTGCATTTCGATGAGAGCTGCATGCGCGTGGGGCGTGAGTCCCACTGGCTGCATGTCGCCTCGACGCACGCGTTGAGCTGGTATGGCGCGCACAGCAAGCGCGGCAGTCAGGCGCTGGACAGCTTCGGCATTCTCCCCGGCTTTACGGGAGTCGCGGTCCATGACGGCTGGCGGCCGTATGCCGGCTATGAGTGTGAGCATGCGCTGTGCAATGCCCATCATCTGCGTGAACTGGTGTTCGTCCTGGAGTCCACGCAGCAACCCTGGGCACAGCAGATGATTGACCTGCTTCGCCAGGCAAAGCGCGAGGTCGAACTCAGTCGGGCTTCAGGAAACAACATGCTGAGCCCGGCGCGCCAACGCTATTACACACGGCGCAGCCGCGCCCTGATCGCCCGGGCGCGCAAGCTCAATCCACAGCAGGCGCGTGAGCCCTTGCGCCAGGAACGTCGCGGCAGGATCAGGCAAAGCTTTACCTGCAACCTGCTCACACGGCTTCACAAGTATGCCGATGAGGTGTGGCGCTTCATTGCCGATCACCGCGTACCGTTCGACAACAATCAGGCCGAACGCGATATCCGCATGCCCAAACTCAAACAGAAGATTTCCGGGTGCTTCCGCTCGGAATCGGGCATGGAGGCGTTCTGCACGATCCGCTCCTACCTTGCCACCTTACGCAAGCAGAACCGTTCGCTGATCAACGCGCTGGCGTTAGGCTTTGCCGGATTCGTCGTTTCACCTCTGGTTACCGCTGAATAG